The Thermoplasmata archaeon genome has a window encoding:
- a CDS encoding ATPase domain-containing protein → MNTDDRIPTYIKGLDERMEGGIPKKYIVLVCGHAGTMKSSFTYSVLYHSAKKGMKGMYITLEQSRESLLEHMQKLGFTDYVSENLIVVDLAKVRKDMGVQQGDQKEIDWLGSLINALKAYKNMFGCEIMVLDSLAALYSLTDFKNPRSDLFAFFEKIRDLGLTALLISEMPTDKQVFGLYGIEDFLSDGIIHLATEKSGNSVNLFLGVVKMRKTNHDRGYFPLIFDNGVFEIVTD, encoded by the coding sequence ATGAATACAGATGATAGAATACCAACATACATAAAAGGACTTGACGAGAGAATGGAAGGGGGAATACCGAAAAAGTACATTGTGCTGGTCTGTGGACACGCAGGGACGATGAAATCATCGTTCACATACAGTGTGTTGTATCATTCAGCAAAAAAGGGAATGAAGGGAATGTACATTACACTGGAGCAAAGCAGGGAAAGTCTACTTGAACACATGCAAAAGCTTGGGTTTACTGACTATGTATCAGAAAACCTTATCGTTGTGGACCTAGCAAAAGTACGAAAAGACATGGGTGTGCAGCAGGGTGACCAGAAGGAGATTGATTGGCTTGGTTCACTGATCAACGCACTGAAGGCATACAAGAACATGTTTGGTTGCGAGATCATGGTGCTTGACTCCCTAGCAGCACTGTACTCTCTTACCGACTTTAAGAACCCGAGAAGCGACTTATTTGCCTTCTTTGAAAAAATAAGAGATCTAGGACTCACTGCTCTCTTAATCTCTGAAATGCCAACAGACAAACAAGTTTTTGGACTGTATGGGATAGAAGACTTTCTCTCAGATGGCATCATTCATTTGGCAACTGAAAAATCAGGTAACTCTGTGAACCTCTTCCTAGGGGTTGTAAAAATGAGAAAGACAAACCATGATAGAGGGTACTTCCCACTGATATTTGATAACGGAGTATTTGAGATTGTAACAGATTAA
- the hpt gene encoding hypoxanthine/guanine phosphoribosyltransferase: MEPKLLKRSLQEAKITRFGEYNYFVNPFTDGVPRLYPELIEEVRDAVIATADPDFDLIATPEAMGIHIATAVSMKMRKPFVIIRKKKYGLEGEGSLTQITGYSKSNMYVNDIKAGDRVLLLDNVISTGSTLTAIIKAIRMMGGIVVDAVVVVDKGEGKKKVEKECGIKIKTLVRVEIVDGRVIVI, encoded by the coding sequence ATGGAACCTAAACTGCTCAAACGTAGCCTCCAGGAAGCGAAAATCACAAGGTTTGGGGAATACAACTATTTTGTAAATCCATTCACTGACGGTGTTCCTCGCCTTTACCCCGAGCTTATTGAGGAAGTAAGAGATGCAGTTATTGCAACTGCAGATCCTGATTTTGATCTAATTGCTACCCCTGAAGCAATGGGAATCCACATAGCTACGGCAGTTTCGATGAAAATGCGCAAACCTTTCGTGATAATAAGAAAAAAGAAGTATGGACTGGAAGGGGAGGGGTCGCTAACACAAATAACTGGCTATTCTAAGTCAAACATGTATGTGAACGACATAAAAGCAGGGGACAGGGTATTATTGTTAGACAATGTAATCAGCACTGGTTCTACCTTAACTGCAATAATCAAGGCGATACGAATGATGGGAGGCATTGTTGTAGACGCAGTTGTAGTAGTAGATAAAGGAGAGGGCAAGAAAAAAGTGGAAAAAGAGTGTGGGATTAAAATAAAAACTCTAGTGCGCGTGGAAATTGTTGATGGAAGAGTTATTGTGATTTAA
- a CDS encoding creatininase family protein, producing the protein MLKYGELTSEDVAAINKEKTIVFLPIGAVEAHGPHLPLLTDYFQAEKVCSELASKFNGVLAPPLYYGNCSSTKNFPGTISISTDTLRSLIYDIISEFTRNGFRNFVLITGHAGAAHMQAVNEACKEIVSNESENVKIMMLSDYDIAYELRGLKFPLDDGHGGLIESARMLSIRPELVKIGKARSGSNRIPKFMVLKHPEKYWDGFTGEPQKATKELGKEIDEYIIEKLVALIKENFGIKSQ; encoded by the coding sequence ATGCTGAAGTATGGCGAACTTACAAGTGAGGATGTTGCAGCTATTAACAAAGAAAAAACTATTGTTTTTTTGCCAATCGGTGCAGTGGAAGCTCACGGCCCCCATCTTCCACTCCTAACTGACTATTTTCAGGCAGAGAAAGTGTGCAGTGAACTAGCAAGCAAATTCAACGGGGTTCTAGCACCCCCACTGTATTACGGAAATTGCAGCAGCACTAAAAACTTTCCCGGCACAATTTCAATTTCAACAGATACGCTACGTTCTCTCATTTATGATATTATCTCTGAATTTACAAGAAATGGTTTCAGGAACTTCGTGCTAATTACAGGTCATGCTGGTGCAGCACACATGCAAGCGGTCAACGAGGCATGCAAGGAGATAGTTTCTAATGAGAGTGAGAATGTTAAGATTATGATGCTCTCGGACTATGATATTGCCTACGAATTGAGAGGTCTCAAGTTTCCACTAGATGATGGACATGGTGGGCTTATAGAGAGCGCGAGGATGCTTTCAATAAGACCAGAGCTTGTTAAAATTGGAAAAGCAAGAAGTGGTAGCAATAGAATTCCTAAATTCATGGTATTAAAGCATCCTGAGAAATACTGGGATGGTTTTACAGGGGAACCGCAAAAAGCTACCAAGGAGCTAGGTAAGGAAATTGATGAATACATAATAGAAAAATTGGTAGCATTGATAAAAGAGAACTTTGGAATTAAATCACAATAA